The following coding sequences are from one Sphingobium sp. V4 window:
- a CDS encoding MFS transporter produces MADCDPRAPASADQLPGMAYRSWFLFVMVLVSASVQGERYLMVVMVEPIRRELGLSDAAIGMAKDMIIAIVYILAIIPLARLADRWSKRKIVAIAATVWSAAVIVCGAAKSFWILLIGRAGIGLGEGGFTPPSQAWVADLFPIRQRATALSVFLLGASLGTFIGPAVGGWAVQEYGWRNTLIFASIPGFLLAPIVWFTLRDTRPGLADGAPARMEPPASFLQTARELMAIRTLPPLILAASLNALLTMGFISWAPAFVERTHGMPASQAGLQMGGALFFGSAIGHSIGGPLADFLGRRDLRWYVWMLMISGALATGIGWMILTGPSEVVFPLYGLNMLIGGLSAAPLMAVVAGLVPSRSRATAIALLMVSIQVLGLGGGPVLVGWLSDLLRPSYGEESLGMAMRWALLVGVPSTFLAWIASRHCREDFKVAGGWDGPAPKLAMH; encoded by the coding sequence ATGGCCGATTGTGACCCGCGCGCGCCTGCCAGCGCCGACCAGTTGCCGGGAATGGCCTATCGCTCCTGGTTCCTGTTCGTGATGGTGCTGGTGTCGGCATCGGTGCAGGGCGAACGCTATCTGATGGTGGTGATGGTCGAACCGATCCGCCGCGAACTGGGTCTCTCCGACGCGGCGATCGGCATGGCCAAGGACATGATCATCGCCATCGTCTACATCCTGGCGATCATTCCGCTGGCGCGCCTGGCAGACCGATGGTCGAAGCGCAAGATCGTGGCCATCGCCGCCACCGTCTGGAGCGCGGCCGTGATCGTTTGTGGGGCAGCCAAAAGTTTCTGGATTTTGCTGATCGGACGCGCCGGAATCGGCCTTGGTGAAGGCGGCTTCACGCCGCCGTCCCAGGCCTGGGTCGCCGATCTGTTCCCGATCCGACAGCGCGCCACCGCGCTTTCCGTCTTCCTGCTGGGCGCCTCGCTCGGCACGTTCATCGGCCCTGCCGTGGGCGGCTGGGCGGTGCAGGAATATGGCTGGCGCAATACGCTGATCTTCGCCAGCATTCCGGGGTTCCTCCTCGCGCCGATCGTCTGGTTCACGCTGCGCGACACCCGGCCAGGCCTGGCCGACGGCGCGCCGGCCCGAATGGAGCCGCCCGCCTCCTTCCTCCAGACCGCGCGCGAACTCATGGCGATCCGAACCCTGCCGCCGCTGATCCTCGCTGCCTCGCTCAACGCCCTGCTGACCATGGGCTTCATCAGCTGGGCGCCCGCCTTTGTCGAACGCACACACGGGATGCCGGCCAGCCAGGCGGGTTTGCAGATGGGCGGCGCGCTCTTCTTCGGATCGGCCATCGGTCACAGCATCGGCGGTCCGCTGGCCGATTTTCTCGGCCGTCGCGACCTGCGCTGGTATGTCTGGATGCTGATGATCAGCGGCGCGCTGGCCACCGGCATCGGCTGGATGATCCTTACCGGCCCCAGCGAAGTGGTATTCCCGCTATACGGTCTCAACATGCTGATCGGCGGCCTGTCGGCGGCGCCCCTGATGGCAGTGGTGGCGGGTCTGGTCCCGTCACGTTCACGCGCGACGGCCATCGCGCTGTTGATGGTGTCGATCCAGGTTCTGGGTCTGGGGGGCGGGCCTGTGCTGGTCGGCTGGCTCAGCGACCTGCTGCGCCCCTCCTATGGCGAAGAGTCGCTGGGCATGGCGATGCGCTGGGCGCTGCTCGTCGGCGTTCCCAGCACGTTTCTGGCCTGGATCGCCAGCCGCCACTGCCGCGAAGACTTCAAGGTGGCGGGCGGCTGGGACGGTCCCGCGCCCAAATTGGCGATGCACTGA
- a CDS encoding Gfo/Idh/MocA family oxidoreductase, translating to MPLRVGIVSAAWGAFAHLPAWRAIAGVEVTAICTSREETARAAADRLGLPRAFWNAEQMCADPDIDIVDLGTRPSVRLPMVLAALAHGKHVYNASPHAPDWTGAKAIDAAWRGSGAVGVVDAFAQWLPAHRQMKAMLDAGHVGTPLGGTCHFNLSLFNAPNRQFPYNWFAQAGQGVSAVRNNGSHALYMLRHLFGPIAELVADDRRILEQWRFPDGDSITPQTNDLANVILRFESGLVLQMQISWSMALHDGWVIDVFGEKGRLIASSPTFPTARDCLLRVGQIGGALEDVAIPDSFRTAPDIMLDWQSEPQPSFPMALSMRAMVEAIRSRGQGAPDFAEALEIERLQEAIRLSSGERRWVKLADVL from the coding sequence ATGCCGCTGCGCGTCGGCATCGTCAGCGCCGCTTGGGGCGCCTTTGCCCATCTGCCGGCCTGGCGCGCCATAGCCGGGGTCGAGGTGACGGCCATCTGCACTTCGCGGGAGGAAACGGCGCGCGCCGCTGCCGACCGTCTGGGCCTGCCTCGCGCCTTCTGGAATGCCGAGCAGATGTGCGCGGATCCGGACATCGACATCGTCGATCTGGGCACGCGGCCCAGCGTCCGCCTGCCGATGGTGCTGGCCGCGCTCGCCCATGGCAAGCATGTCTACAACGCCAGTCCCCATGCGCCCGACTGGACTGGGGCGAAGGCAATCGACGCGGCCTGGCGCGGCAGCGGCGCGGTGGGAGTCGTCGACGCCTTCGCCCAATGGCTGCCCGCCCACCGACAGATGAAGGCGATGCTGGACGCGGGCCATGTCGGTACCCCGCTTGGCGGTACCTGCCATTTCAACCTGTCGCTGTTCAATGCGCCGAACCGCCAGTTTCCCTATAACTGGTTCGCGCAGGCGGGTCAGGGCGTGTCGGCGGTGCGCAACAATGGCAGCCACGCGCTCTACATGCTGCGGCACCTGTTCGGCCCGATCGCCGAACTGGTAGCAGACGATCGCCGCATCCTGGAACAATGGCGCTTCCCCGACGGGGACAGCATCACGCCGCAAACCAATGATCTCGCCAACGTCATCCTGCGGTTCGAAAGCGGGCTGGTGCTCCAGATGCAGATCAGCTGGAGCATGGCGCTGCACGATGGCTGGGTGATCGACGTCTTCGGGGAGAAGGGGCGGTTGATCGCCTCCTCCCCGACCTTCCCGACCGCACGCGACTGCCTGTTGCGCGTGGGGCAGATTGGCGGCGCGCTGGAAGATGTGGCCATTCCCGACTCTTTCCGGACGGCGCCGGACATCATGCTCGACTGGCAGAGCGAACCCCAGCCCAGCTTCCCGATGGCGCTGTCGATGCGCGCCATGGTCGAGGCTATTCGTAGCCGCGGCCAGGGCGCGCCCGACTTCGCGGAGGCGCTGGAAATAGAACGGCTCCAGGAAGCGATCCGGCTGTCGAGCGGCGAGCGCCGCTGGGTAAAACTCGCTGATGTCTTATGA
- a CDS encoding SDR family NAD(P)-dependent oxidoreductase, which produces MSGTKKVAVVSGASAGIGKAAARALLQQGWRVIGVGRDPERCAAAAAELSALPDADFTMVQADMALLAETARAAADVAALTPHIDALLNNAGGVHAERVITPEGHEATFASNHLAPFLLTRKLMPQLEAAAARSAPGTVRVVATSSTGHEHCDGIHWDDLTFAEGFVGGAAYCHAKLANILFTRELARRTRGSGIVAHAMHPGVVASNFATHCDAPMRAYMESIADRALTPEQAADTLVWLASAQEPGRSSGRYFHQRAELTPSATARDDEAAGRLWAISEALVERY; this is translated from the coding sequence ATGAGCGGGACAAAGAAAGTAGCCGTGGTCTCGGGCGCAAGCGCGGGCATCGGCAAGGCAGCGGCGCGCGCGCTGCTGCAACAGGGATGGCGGGTGATCGGCGTCGGCCGCGATCCGGAGCGCTGCGCTGCGGCGGCAGCGGAATTGTCCGCCCTGCCCGACGCCGATTTCACCATGGTTCAGGCCGACATGGCGCTGCTGGCGGAAACGGCGCGGGCGGCGGCGGACGTCGCGGCGCTGACACCGCACATCGACGCGCTGCTCAACAATGCCGGGGGCGTCCATGCCGAACGCGTCATCACGCCCGAAGGGCATGAGGCGACCTTCGCGTCCAATCATCTCGCGCCCTTCCTGCTTACGCGCAAGCTGATGCCGCAACTGGAGGCGGCGGCGGCACGGTCAGCGCCAGGCACGGTGCGGGTGGTCGCGACATCCTCCACCGGGCATGAACATTGCGACGGCATCCATTGGGATGACCTGACCTTCGCGGAGGGCTTTGTCGGCGGCGCCGCCTATTGCCATGCGAAGCTGGCCAACATCCTCTTCACGCGCGAACTGGCGCGCCGCACGCGCGGCAGCGGCATCGTCGCCCACGCCATGCATCCCGGGGTCGTGGCGAGCAATTTCGCGACCCACTGCGACGCGCCGATGCGCGCCTATATGGAATCGATCGCCGATCGCGCGCTGACGCCAGAGCAGGCCGCCGACACGCTGGTCTGGCTGGCAAGCGCGCAAGAGCCGGGGCGATCGAGCGGACGCTATTTCCACCAGCGCGCCGAACTCACCCCCTCGGCGACGGCACGGGATGACGAAGCGGCGGGCCGGCTCTGGGCAATCAGCGAGGCGCTGGTGGAGCGCTATTGA
- a CDS encoding SDR family NAD(P)-dependent oxidoreductase has product MGSLAGKVALVTGASSGIGEAAAIALAGAGAAVALSARRVDRLGRLVDRIRAAGGEAIALPGNVAVEVEAMRAVTDTVDRFGRIDILVNSAGVIQSGGVESLSLDEWRRVIDINLLGTLYTCKAAIGSMKAQGGGDIINISSTAGRRAAGLFGPYSTSKFGLTGLTESLRQEVGGAGIRVAIVEPGATATEVAGGISDPAMRAAMTDHVGKDSAMQPEDIAQAILFITALPARANVSQILIRPTADTAAM; this is encoded by the coding sequence ATGGGCAGTCTTGCAGGCAAGGTAGCGCTCGTGACAGGCGCATCATCGGGCATCGGTGAGGCGGCGGCGATCGCCCTTGCGGGGGCCGGCGCTGCCGTCGCCCTGTCCGCGCGACGCGTCGATCGCCTTGGCCGGCTGGTCGACCGCATCCGTGCGGCCGGCGGGGAGGCGATCGCCCTGCCCGGCAATGTCGCGGTCGAGGTGGAGGCGATGCGCGCCGTCACCGACACGGTCGATCGCTTCGGTCGCATCGACATCCTCGTCAATTCCGCCGGCGTCATCCAGTCGGGCGGGGTCGAAAGCCTGTCGCTCGACGAATGGCGCCGGGTCATCGACATCAACCTGCTCGGCACGCTCTACACCTGCAAGGCCGCGATCGGGTCGATGAAGGCGCAGGGGGGTGGCGACATCATCAACATCTCGTCGACTGCGGGGCGGCGCGCGGCTGGACTGTTCGGGCCCTATTCCACCAGCAAGTTCGGGCTGACCGGTCTTACCGAAAGCCTGCGGCAGGAAGTCGGCGGGGCGGGCATCCGCGTCGCCATCGTCGAACCGGGCGCGACGGCCACGGAGGTCGCCGGCGGAATCAGCGATCCCGCCATGCGTGCGGCGATGACCGATCATGTCGGCAAGGACAGCGCGATGCAGCCGGAGGACATCGCGCAAGCGATCCTTTTCATCACCGCATTGCCTGCGCGCGCGAACGTGTCGCAAATCCTCATACGCCCGACCGCCGACACGGCGGCGATGTAG
- a CDS encoding TetR/AcrR family transcriptional regulator, with product MDTLSSQRAGRAGRPTREQAQARQAELLDTALDMFLDRGFELTTMEGIAAAVGMTKRTIYARYAEKSALFLAAVTRAIERTATTTAELHAVESADLEATLIAVARLRIADLSTVDGVRLRRIITTESYRFPEILMLSYDQGARPLADFLADLLRRHDSAGAICVERPDMAASLFMTMVLGGPVRLIASPQAMSPAEIDEWVGAAVRLFLNGVTRR from the coding sequence ATGGACACTCTCTCATCGCAGCGCGCCGGACGCGCCGGACGCCCCACCCGCGAACAGGCGCAGGCGCGCCAGGCCGAACTGCTGGACACGGCGCTCGACATGTTTCTCGATCGTGGGTTCGAACTGACGACGATGGAAGGCATCGCCGCTGCCGTCGGCATGACCAAGCGGACCATCTATGCCCGCTACGCCGAGAAATCGGCTCTCTTCCTGGCCGCGGTCACGCGCGCGATCGAACGCACGGCGACGACGACGGCCGAACTGCACGCGGTCGAGAGCGCGGATCTGGAAGCCACGTTGATCGCGGTGGCCCGACTGCGCATCGCCGATCTCTCGACCGTCGATGGCGTGCGATTGCGGCGGATCATCACCACCGAATCCTACCGGTTCCCGGAAATACTGATGCTGTCATACGACCAGGGTGCGCGTCCGCTGGCGGATTTTCTGGCCGACCTTCTGCGCCGCCACGATAGCGCCGGGGCGATTTGCGTGGAGCGGCCGGACATGGCAGCCAGTCTTTTCATGACCATGGTCCTGGGCGGGCCGGTGCGGCTGATCGCATCGCCCCAGGCAATGAGTCCGGCAGAGATCGATGAATGGGTCGGGGCAGCGGTCCGCCTGTTCCTCAATGGCGTCACAAGAAGATGA
- a CDS encoding acyl-CoA reductase: MTVVEKNAAIAQAPVEPIQVRHFVRGRLVEGDAVRHRSRDLGVDFVTPEIDLNALVAPRSELPPLYDVPTTEIVDFLVEAGRRMDFETNPYLREALEHTVKVNPLPRRVVENLFRRARHFLTRDGLMSSIETSFLNPAALDGWVARIDAHGNRGALRAFPTRMVHMLAGNSPTGCISSIAQGALVKAVNLFKMPSSDPFTCVAMLRTMADVDPNHPVVKSMSAVYWRGGDTRIEGALYRPQYFDKIVAWGGGDAIRNVIQYIGPGLQMVSFDPKTSISMIGAEAFVSPDVIEQVAQAAAIDVATMNQEACLASRFLFVEGERAGIETFCARLQEQLGIDRETASAIGQPPPREVRDEIEMRQMMGDDCKVWGKPDGRGLVILTDEPVDFHPSNKTANVVHIASLDDAIAHVNVATQTIGVYPPERKAALRDRLASAGAQRVVRLGGAAKHVAGGTHDGMFPMQHLVRWMSEEDA; encoded by the coding sequence ATGACTGTAGTCGAAAAAAATGCGGCCATCGCGCAAGCGCCGGTCGAACCCATCCAGGTCCGGCATTTCGTGCGGGGCAGGCTGGTGGAGGGCGACGCGGTTCGCCACCGCTCGCGCGATCTGGGCGTCGATTTCGTGACCCCGGAAATCGACCTCAATGCGCTGGTAGCGCCGCGCTCCGAACTGCCACCGCTCTATGATGTGCCGACGACAGAGATCGTCGACTTCCTGGTCGAGGCGGGACGGCGGATGGATTTCGAGACCAATCCCTATCTGCGCGAGGCGCTCGAACATACGGTCAAGGTGAATCCTTTGCCGCGCCGGGTGGTGGAAAATCTCTTCCGCCGCGCCAGGCATTTCCTGACCCGTGACGGGCTGATGAGCAGCATCGAGACGAGCTTCCTCAACCCGGCCGCGCTCGACGGCTGGGTGGCGCGCATCGACGCCCATGGCAATCGCGGCGCGCTGCGGGCATTCCCGACCCGGATGGTGCATATGCTGGCGGGCAATTCGCCGACGGGATGCATTTCCTCGATCGCGCAGGGTGCGCTGGTGAAGGCGGTCAATCTCTTCAAGATGCCGTCGAGCGATCCCTTTACCTGCGTCGCGATGCTGCGCACCATGGCCGATGTCGACCCGAACCATCCGGTGGTCAAATCCATGTCGGCGGTCTATTGGCGCGGTGGCGATACGCGGATCGAAGGCGCGCTCTATCGCCCGCAATATTTCGACAAGATCGTCGCCTGGGGCGGGGGTGACGCGATCCGCAATGTCATCCAGTATATCGGCCCTGGCCTGCAGATGGTATCCTTCGATCCCAAGACGTCGATCTCGATGATCGGCGCCGAAGCCTTTGTCTCGCCCGACGTCATCGAACAGGTGGCGCAGGCGGCCGCGATCGACGTCGCGACGATGAATCAGGAAGCCTGCCTTGCCAGCCGCTTCCTCTTCGTCGAGGGCGAACGCGCTGGGATCGAAACCTTTTGCGCACGCCTGCAGGAACAGCTCGGCATCGATCGGGAGACAGCCTCGGCGATCGGGCAGCCGCCCCCGCGCGAGGTGCGCGACGAGATCGAGATGCGTCAGATGATGGGCGACGACTGCAAGGTCTGGGGCAAGCCGGACGGGCGCGGCCTGGTCATCCTGACCGACGAACCGGTCGATTTCCATCCCAGCAACAAGACCGCCAACGTGGTCCACATCGCTTCGCTCGACGATGCCATCGCTCATGTGAATGTCGCGACCCAGACGATCGGCGTCTACCCGCCCGAACGCAAGGCGGCGCTGCGCGACCGCCTCGCCAGCGCGGGCGCACAGCGGGTGGTGCGGCTCGGCGGCGCGGCCAAGCATGTCGCGGGCGGGACCCATGACGGCATGTTCCCGATGCAGCATCTGGTACGCTGGATGAGCGAGGAGGACGCCTGA
- a CDS encoding dihydrodipicolinate reductase: protein MTGGRRYRVIQWATGNVGLRALRSVIEHPLLDLAGLWVSSDAKAGRDAGELAGLPRCGITATNSVDDLVATPADCVLYMRQGTDLDELCRLLESGKNIVTTRGDFHHPAGMARDVRERIETACQAGSASLYSTGSSPGFVTEALPLPLLSLSRRLECLTIDEYADLASRDSPALLFDVMGFGRQPGAFDPRQIAHVKQDFAGSLAQLADATGIAIDDWDATGEFGAATRDIPIAAGIVPVGTVAAQRITVSGSHQGKVRLRFRANWYCGREIDRDDWALRPSGWRIRVEGDTPLDVAVSFPVAPENYAAFTPGLTAHRAVNAVPALCEAPPGIRTTVDLPQIVARFQ, encoded by the coding sequence ATGACTGGCGGCAGACGCTATCGCGTGATCCAGTGGGCGACAGGCAATGTCGGATTGCGCGCGCTGCGATCGGTGATCGAGCATCCGCTGCTGGACCTTGCCGGACTGTGGGTCAGTTCTGACGCCAAGGCCGGCCGGGACGCGGGCGAACTGGCCGGGCTGCCCCGGTGCGGAATCACGGCGACCAACTCGGTTGACGATCTGGTCGCGACGCCCGCCGATTGCGTCCTCTACATGCGGCAGGGCACCGACCTGGACGAACTGTGCCGCCTGCTCGAATCGGGCAAGAATATCGTCACCACCCGTGGCGATTTCCATCATCCCGCGGGCATGGCGCGCGACGTGCGGGAGCGCATCGAAACGGCCTGCCAAGCGGGCAGCGCGTCGCTCTACAGCACCGGCTCCAGTCCCGGTTTCGTGACCGAGGCATTGCCCTTGCCGCTGCTGTCGCTGTCCCGCCGGCTCGAATGCCTGACGATCGACGAATATGCCGATCTGGCGAGCCGCGATTCACCCGCGCTGCTGTTCGATGTCATGGGCTTCGGCCGGCAGCCGGGCGCCTTCGATCCCCGCCAGATCGCGCATGTGAAACAGGATTTTGCCGGATCGCTCGCCCAGCTGGCGGATGCCACCGGCATTGCCATCGATGATTGGGACGCGACGGGCGAATTTGGCGCCGCCACTCGGGACATCCCGATCGCGGCCGGCATCGTGCCTGTCGGCACGGTCGCGGCGCAGCGGATTACCGTTTCCGGGTCGCATCAGGGCAAGGTGCGCCTGCGGTTCCGCGCCAATTGGTATTGCGGACGCGAGATCGATCGGGACGACTGGGCGCTGCGGCCTTCGGGATGGCGCATCCGGGTAGAGGGCGATACGCCGCTCGATGTCGCCGTCTCCTTTCCCGTCGCGCCAGAGAATTATGCCGCATTCACGCCCGGCCTGACCGCCCATCGTGCGGTCAACGCCGTGCCCGCGCTATGCGAAGCGCCACCTGGTATTCGCACTACGGTCGACCTGCCCCAGATCGTGGCGCGCTTTCAATAG
- a CDS encoding MFS transporter translates to MGSAYWGELRTHWRPLLAATMGLGFGIGLSAYTMSLFAPQLIGEFGWERSQFALLGSFGMLMLVMQPITGRLTDRFGVRAVSAVGVLAGPVAYIGFAMQPGDIRSFFAIAVVQIILGTLTTSPVYTRVVAERFERARGLAFSIVMTGPPLVGALIAPMLGGFIENEGWRAGYLLLGCVTLIFGLIAVMMTPAHVGVHEIEGSPRARPGYGAIVRNPAFWLLIAAMILVNFPQGLASAQMKLVLMDSGAPSQTATWLISIYAVGVLIGRFACGLSLDRMPPHHVAALALSMPAIGMALLASSIDAPFVLALSVAMMGMAQGAEGDIAAYLVSRRFGLGVFSLIMGFVGASIAGGAALGSLTLSLTLSLWDSYAPFLALSACITIVGASLFLALGRGPCNLEVVRA, encoded by the coding sequence ATGGGATCGGCCTATTGGGGCGAGTTGCGGACGCATTGGCGTCCGCTGCTCGCCGCGACGATGGGACTTGGCTTTGGCATAGGCCTGTCCGCCTATACGATGAGCCTGTTCGCGCCCCAGTTGATCGGCGAGTTCGGCTGGGAAAGATCGCAATTCGCGCTGCTGGGCAGTTTCGGGATGCTGATGCTGGTGATGCAGCCGATCACCGGCCGGTTGACCGACCGTTTCGGCGTCCGCGCCGTGTCCGCGGTCGGCGTGCTGGCGGGTCCGGTCGCCTATATCGGCTTCGCCATGCAACCGGGCGACATCCGTTCCTTCTTCGCCATTGCCGTGGTGCAGATCATCCTCGGGACACTGACCACCTCGCCGGTCTATACTCGCGTCGTCGCGGAACGGTTCGAGCGGGCCCGCGGCCTGGCCTTTTCCATCGTCATGACCGGCCCGCCGCTGGTAGGCGCGCTGATTGCGCCGATGCTGGGCGGATTCATCGAAAACGAGGGCTGGCGCGCTGGCTATTTGCTGCTGGGTTGCGTGACCCTGATATTCGGGCTGATCGCGGTAATGATGACGCCGGCGCATGTCGGCGTCCACGAAATCGAAGGCTCGCCCCGAGCCCGGCCCGGCTATGGCGCCATCGTCCGCAACCCGGCCTTCTGGCTGCTGATCGCGGCGATGATATTGGTCAATTTCCCGCAGGGCCTCGCGTCCGCGCAGATGAAGCTGGTGCTGATGGACAGCGGCGCGCCTTCGCAGACCGCGACGTGGCTGATCTCCATCTACGCGGTCGGCGTGCTGATCGGCCGGTTCGCCTGCGGCCTGTCGCTCGACCGGATGCCGCCGCATCATGTCGCCGCGCTGGCTTTGTCGATGCCGGCGATCGGCATGGCGCTGCTGGCGTCGTCGATCGATGCCCCCTTCGTCCTGGCTCTGTCTGTCGCGATGATGGGAATGGCGCAGGGCGCCGAGGGCGACATCGCCGCCTATCTCGTATCGCGCCGCTTCGGCCTGGGCGTGTTCAGCCTGATCATGGGCTTTGTCGGCGCGTCGATCGCAGGCGGCGCGGCATTGGGATCGCTGACGCTCAGCCTGACGCTCAGCCTGTGGGACAGTTACGCCCCGTTCCTGGCGCTGAGCGCCTGCATCACCATCGTCGGCGCAAGCCTGTTTCTGGCATTGGGGCGTGGTCCCTGCAACTTGGAGGTCGTGCGCGCATGA
- a CDS encoding biotin/lipoyl-containing protein, translating into MATEILLPKIGFSMTEAQIAEWLVEDGAQVAEGQPLFLLEADKSANEVEAPASGTLRIIAAPGETYEVGTVLGTIE; encoded by the coding sequence GTGGCGACCGAGATATTGCTGCCCAAGATCGGCTTTTCGATGACCGAGGCCCAGATTGCCGAATGGCTGGTGGAGGACGGTGCGCAGGTGGCCGAGGGCCAGCCGCTCTTCCTGCTGGAAGCCGACAAGTCCGCCAATGAGGTGGAGGCGCCCGCCAGTGGCACGCTGCGCATCATCGCCGCGCCGGGCGAGACCTACGAAGTCGGAACCGTCCTGGGCACCATCGAATAG
- a CDS encoding carboxymuconolactone decarboxylase family protein — translation MMTQITPRILPLPRPEWTDDAREVFAYWGEPNAWEEGSKTNVLMVMANHPDLGKVYNIWGRHLLMSNTLSTRHLELLILRVAWRVKSAYEWHNHVGYALNAGLTLEDIAAIRDYPEGGNWDEADDAILRSVDELMRDGTVSDPTWAVLDRHFDTRQKMDLVFSIGHYVMTSWALSAFGVGIEGGADPIGFDLRTASGKLPGKTYKPGETEDWTDSRGY, via the coding sequence ATGATGACGCAGATCACCCCCCGCATCCTTCCCTTGCCGCGCCCGGAATGGACCGATGATGCACGCGAGGTCTTCGCCTATTGGGGCGAGCCCAATGCCTGGGAAGAAGGGTCCAAGACCAACGTCCTGATGGTCATGGCCAACCATCCCGATCTGGGGAAGGTCTATAATATCTGGGGCCGGCATCTGCTGATGTCCAATACGCTGTCCACGCGCCATCTGGAACTGCTGATCCTGCGTGTCGCCTGGCGTGTGAAGTCCGCCTATGAATGGCACAACCATGTCGGCTATGCGCTCAACGCCGGTCTGACGCTGGAGGACATCGCCGCGATCCGCGACTATCCCGAGGGCGGCAACTGGGACGAGGCGGATGATGCCATCCTGCGGTCGGTGGACGAACTGATGCGCGATGGCACCGTTTCCGATCCGACCTGGGCGGTGCTGGATCGCCATTTCGACACGCGGCAGAAAATGGATCTGGTCTTTTCCATCGGCCATTATGTCATGACCAGCTGGGCGCTGTCCGCCTTTGGCGTCGGCATAGAGGGTGGCGCGGACCCGATCGGCTTCGATCTGCGCACCGCGTCGGGCAAGCTGCCGGGCAAGACCTACAAGCCGGGCGAAACCGAGGATTGGACTGACAGCCGCGGCTACTGA